In Miscanthus floridulus cultivar M001 chromosome 19, ASM1932011v1, whole genome shotgun sequence, the DNA window GGTGGTGCATTCACATCTTCCATCGCCTCGTCAAGCTCTGCATATAAATAAGATCAAAATATAAATGAAAAGGTTATAAAAAAAAGATTAATTGTTGAACATACATTTATGCTCTTAATGTAGCATACCATTATAACGAGTTGTACTAGGTAACTTGTTCAAACGAGACTTCAATTCTTGAAAATGTTGCAAGATATCGTCATCTGGTATGCTTGCAAATGCATGTCGCTCAATATAACAAACCATCCGATGATTCAACAATTCATCACTCATTTTATTTGACAAGTCCGTCTTAATAATTTTCATAGCTGAGAATGCCCTTTCCACCGTGGCAGTTGCAACCGGTAAAATCAAGGCCAACTCAATAAGACGATAAACTAATGGATTGTGATCCCAATcaaacttaggccctgtttagtttccaaaattttttgcCTCCTAtagtaaaagagcatgtttgaacacatgcatggagtactaaatgtagacgaaaaaaactaattgcacagttctcggcaaaatcgcgagacgaatcttttaagcctaattagtccatgaaaagccttaagtgctacagtaacccacatgtgctaatgaccgattaattagtatcattacattcgtctcgcagtttcctgatgggttctataatttgttttttattagtatccaaaactcctcccgacatcattccgacacatccgatgtgacaccaaAAAATTTTCACCtacccaactaaacacacccttacaGCCCGAACAATGATCCGATCCTTTCTTTGTAAGCATTATGATAAATCATTAGTTGTGCCCAATAATCTGATCATGAGATGCAATATAAGCACAAACTCAAAATTCTCGATTTGTTTTAACAAATCTGAAGCTGTTTTTTATCTTATCTCCAATGCCATCCTCGGCAATATTCTCCAATACCTCTAATCAGGCCTACCAGGGGGCGGCCGGGCAGGGGCAGGGCAGACAGACGGACCGCCGGTCGATGGGGCCGCTGGCCGCTGGCCGCCTGGAGCTGGACTGCTGGAGCCTGGAGGGCAGGGGCCGACGTCCGGCAGTGGCCACTGGCCAGTGACCTGGAGCTCGAGGGCAGGGGCGGCTGGCGCGGTGCCCTGCTGTTACTGCGGACCTGCAGTGCTGCCTGCGGGCGGCCGGCTGGGTGGCGCCCCTGCCGGCACCTAGCTCCTCGCCTCCTCGGTCCGCCGTCCGCCCCTGCTCCGAGTCGCGACCTCGCCTCCTACGGCTCCTCCCGTGCGGCCGTGCCTCCTGCGCGCTCGGAGGGAGACGGACCACGGTCCAGGAGAGGTGAGGCCTGACGCCTGAGTCTGAGTGCCCTAGCTTTGCTCTTGGGCCTTCGATATTGGGCTGAAAAAAATACATGGGGTATGTAGTATTAGTGGGCCGACGACTAGGGCCTGGGCTGCAAATCCGCCCCTGTGGTACTAGCTTTACAGCAGTAGCAGTGCAGCATCTAGCAGTGCGGAAAATTGTGTTAGGTCAGCCCAAATGCACACCTGACTGCACACAGAGATGGTATGATAACCTCATTTTTTGCATTATACGTTTAATACATGCTAATTCTGATGATTATATCCAATCTCGTGGATGCACAAGAAAGGAACGGCAAGGCAAGCTGATTTCGGACATCGTAGAGGTGTAGGCTTCTCATATGTAGTGGGACATCTTTTGTTATCCTTGTTGTCAGTAGCTGCATTTGTAGCTGGTAACCCCAGCGTGTAAACCCCGTTAAGGCGTTACTAGCTTTCTTAAAAGCAGAGTTAATCTCCTTTAAAGAAACATATCCAATCTGGTGACAATGGTGCACAATGTCACTACAATGTTTAAACAGCGCTAGTTCTAAAAAGGGTTCTAAAAAGTTCGGGAGATCTCCTGCCAACCATTTCAGAAAAGCTCTAGAAAGGGTTCAATAATTTGTACATGGCAGTATAAGGTTCAAGTGAATAACAGTACAAGATGTAATAAAGTAAAGAAGTCTAAATCATCACATAGTCACTACTGCTACCGCCTGTGTAGGGGAACAAGGTTTTCGGTGTGGTCATCATATACCAACCGTGCTATGAGGAAGCATGCAAGCAATGAAAGAGCAGCAAGTCCACCAAAAATGACACCGAAAACAACTGCCAAGAGGGTCTTCTTGTGCCTCCTTTTCATTGAGGCTGAAGGTGCTTCTAATGAGCCACAATGGACGCTGAGCATAGGACCACATAGCTTGGAATTTCCAATGTAGCTAGAATTTGTAAAGGTATTAAACTGTCCTCCACTTGGAACTGGCCCTTCTAGGTCGTTGTTAGACACATTGAACCAAGAAAGGAAGTGAAGATTACGCAATGCGGATGGGAGTTCACCTGTGAGCTGGTTATTTGACAAGTCTAGAGTTTGCAGGTTGGTGAGGTTGCAAATTTGTTGTGGTATTTCTCCAGATAAGCTGTTGGTGCTAAAGTTGAGGACATTGAGCACTTTCAACTGACCAATCCCTTGGGGAATTATGCCTGTCAAGCTATTGTTGCATAGATTCAATACATTGGGGAAAGCATTGAGCCAACGGTATTGACGTGATTGTGTCCAAAATACAGGTAACTCAAGGAACTTGTCCAACTTGGCAGCATTCTTCTCAGATTGTAGCATTCGCATCCCCATCAATTCAGTTGGGATATTCCCTGTAAGCCTGTTGCTTGATATGTCCAGAAAGAAGAGGAGTGGGAGCCTGTTAATCCAGGATGGTATTGTTCCAGTAAGGTGATTGCATGATAGATCTAATATCTCCAATTTTGTGAGTTTTGATAACCAAAGAGGAATTTCCCCAACCAATGGGCATGCGTCTATGGTTAGGATCCGAAGATTCTCAAAACCTTCAATTGCTTCATTCTGCGGTATGGTTTCACCTTTGAAGTTGGTTCCCATGGCTAGGGTGGTGAGGTTCTTGCACCACTTGAGACTCCGTATCACATCTGCGATATCTGTCAAACTGTTATTTGTCAGCGAAAGGAAGGACAGGGACTTAAGATTTCCTATTCTTGGTGAGAGCTGGCCTTGAAAATTGTTGTATGCCAACCGCAGTGCAATTAGATTGCTGCATGCATATATGCTTTCAGGAATTGTTCCACTGAATTTGTTCAGTGAAAAATCTGCAGTCCTCAGATCCATCTGGGTGAAGTTAACTCTGCTAAGATCTCCCACAAAACTATTGTTTCTGAGGGTGATATACTTGAGACTTCTGCAGTTACTTAGGGCCGATGGCAGCTCTCCGATCATCAGGTTGTTGTCCAAGTGGAGCTCCTCCAATCTTCCCAGCTGCCCAATAGAATCTGGCATCTCTCCTTCGAGCCCATTTGATCCAAGGTCAAGGAATATCAGATTACTGAGTTTGACTACGCTGGAACCATCAAGTGCCCCTTGCAAATTATTGTTTGGAAAAGAGAGGCGCTCCAATGAGGTAGCATTGAACATTTCATGGGGTAGACCTCCGGTAAGGTTGTTGCGGCCAGCCTTGAGTACTGTCAACTTGGAGCAATTGCCAAACTCTGGGGAAACAGTGCCACTGAAGTcatttaagaaaagatcaagCATGGCAAGTGATGGGGCGTTGCTGCAAATAGAGGATGGCAATGGTCCTGTAAAGCTGTTGTTGCTTGCATTAAGAGCGACAAGATTGTTCATCACTTGCAGTGTTGTGGATGGTAACTGTCCTGTAAAGAAGTTACTTGAGATATTCAGTACCTTGAGAGGAAGGCCAGAAATTGGGGACTGACGCTCTTGCAGAGGACCAGATAGGCTGTTGAAGCTGACATCCAAGATGATGATGCTGCTGGAGAACACCAATTCTGCTGGCAGACTGCCGTAGAGTGAATTGCATGACAGGTTGAGGTGCAGCAGCCCTGTAAGATTGCTGAGAGATGGTGGGATCCTCCCTTTGAGGCCTTTAGAAGGCAACAAGACTTCTGTGACCACGCCACCGTTGCCGCAGTTTACTCCTTCCCATTGGCAGCAGTCTGTGCTGTTGGCCCACGACATGTTGAGGCCGCCATTGCCCTCCTGGGAGAGACCATCTCGGAAGTCGATGAGGGAGCTCTTCTCTTGCTCTGTACAGGAGCTGGCGAGGGACGCACAAGAGAGGAGGACAAAGGAAAGACCAAAGAAAGGTATATGTAATTTGGAGGTGCTACTGTTGCTTCTTGGCAAATTTAGTGACTGCATGATTCTCTCATGAAACTCACCTGCTGCAGAGATGCTTGTTGATGAAACTGGAGCAGTTCGATTGTTGTATATATCTAAAGATCTCAAtggaaaggagaagaagaaaactTGTGCTAGTTGATGACGCAAGTTACATAACGctgcaaataaaaaaaatcaggaAAGCCAACCACACAAAGTTACAGTAGAATATTAGAGCACTAAAAAAGTCGATGGGTAAGTACGGTCAGAGCTCAGAGCCACTAACATTTCCAATCCTGTTATCTATTGGAGATTACACCTTCGGTGTCCAGTCCAAGTCTTCTTAATGGCAAAGAGATGCATTTTCTTATATTTTTGGAAACACAAGAAAGTGAGTCCCACACAAACTTGGGGCGGAAGTTCAGTAGCGAGTTCTTGCAGTGATGAGGCCATAACGGGGTACGTATGTCAGGAGTGTCATGTACTCATGTAGTAGTTGAGGATGACTACTCTAAATGTTTTCGTGGACCTTGATGCCCACCTTGACTTAGTCGATGTTGTCTACATAAATTAAGTTGAGGATGATGCGGATCGCCTATGGCCTACGCACTAACTCCTTGGTTGATCTGTCCTAAACCTCCTTGTTCGTTCTTCACTGCCTTTGGATCATCGACGCGAAAACTTGGTTGACCTTAATCACTCAGCGTTAGCCACCATATCGCATCCAATACCTACACATCACAAACCAAGAGATACATTTCCTCCACACAACACACTCATCAACTCAACATCTCTGATTAGTCCACCATAGTCAATCTCAATTGAACACAACCAAAAGGCTCATACCATCTTATCAATTACTCATCATAACATAGACAGGGACAcaccatctcacaaagttgtttGTGAAATTCAAAGTCATGTGGGCAGTTTCCCCCAACCCCCTGTTAGTCTGTCTATTCTTCTGGAGCCTCTTGCAAATGCAGGAATACAGATAAAAATTTGTTCCGTTGAAAACTtcacttcttcttcttttttaaaaTTGGCACCAATGTATAATACTGAGAAATATTTATCTTAGTGTTCAAGTCCCAACAGGCAACACCCTAGTGAAAAGGAGCATTAAGTTGTTTTTCTAGCGGGCTATGCCTATATAGAGATTACCAATATACCATTCCCTATCCTATCTGTCTTTTTCATCGTCTTGTTTTCTTGTTTATCATTATGTTGTCATCATATGCTGACTAATGACTAATCATCTTGTCCCTACTCCAATGGCATCCACCTTCCAACCACAAGGCGTCACCTCGAAAGAAATGTGGAGTAGGAACCTAACAAGGAAGCACTACTGCAAAGTGCAAGCTCTTGATCGGAAGCAATGGATGCTGCTCCGGCGACATTGGCGGCTGCAGTTGCCGTCGTCCTTGCGGTTGTAGCATCGGTCCCTGTACTGCTCCGTCTCCTCTCTGCCAGCGCCGGCGGCAAGAAGACGAATCCGAAAGCACCCCTGTCTCCGGGCTCATTCGGTCTGCCTTTCATCGGGCAGACGCTGAGCCTGGTCCGCGCCCTCCGGGCCAACACCGCCGACGACTGGCTCCGGCGGTGTGTGGCCACGTACGGGCCCGTGTCGCGGCTGCGCCTCTTTGGCTGTCCGACGGCCTTCCTTGTCGGCACCTCCGCCAACAAGTTCATCTTCACCAGCGCCGGGGTGACCGCCAAGACCCCCGAGTCCTTCGCCCGGATGGTGGGCCGCCGGACGATCAGGGACGTGGTCGGCGACGAGCACCGCCGCGTCAGGGCCATGATGGTGCAGTTCCTCAGGGTGGACGCCGTCAAGAGGCACGTCGCCAGCATGGACGGCGAGGTCCGGCGCCACCTCGACGCCGAGTGGCGCGGCCGGGGCACCGTGGCCGTGATGCCGTCTATGAAGTCGCTCACCTTCGACGTCATGTGCACGGCCATCTTCGGCCTCGGGACGGGCACCGTCCGCCGGGAGCTCTGGACGGAGTTCCAGGAGCTGGTGAGGGGCATCTGGGCGGTCCCGGTGAACCTGCCCTTCTCCACAATCCACATACAGCCGGTGCCTCGCTGCGAGCCAGCGTGGGCGGCGTGCCGTCACCGGGGTCATCCAGGAGAGGAGGTCCAAGCTGGAGCGCAGGGAGAGCTCGCCGGCCAGCGACGTTGTCAGCCTCATGCTCGCGGAGGGCCTGCCCGACGAGGAGATCATCGACAACGTCATGTTTCTCATGGTCGCCGCGCACGACACCACCGCCGCCCTCCTCACCTTCCTCATCCGGCAGCTCGATGCCGACAAGGACGCCTACGACAAAGTTGTCCAAGGTAATTACCTTCATCATAGCTAGCTCTAGCATACACGCTGACGCTGATGGTTGTTCTAATCCATGGACGCTGGAATGAATTCGATTAGAGCAAGAAGAGATCGCGCGGAGCAAGGCGGCTGGGGAGGCTCTGTCGTGGGAGGGCCTCGGCAGGATGTGTCAGCACCCTTCCTCCTGAGGCGTCTCAAGACAATGGGCTTCGAAGGAGTATGCGACGCCGGCCCAGGAGCTCTCGAGTATTCGGCCCACAATGGGCAAGCATCAGCTGTGCCTGCGAGCCAGCAAGGGATAAGTAGCGCTAAGGCGAGAAGGAGAGATAAGCTTGTAAACATCAAACCAATTTCTGTTATTCTATCGCTACTCGACCGGCCCTCGTCGGTCCG includes these proteins:
- the LOC136529624 gene encoding receptor-like protein 2: MQSLNLPRSNSSTSKLHIPFFGLSFVLLSCASLASSCTEQEKSSLIDFRDGLSQEGNGGLNMSWANSTDCCQWEGVNCGNGGVVTEVLLPSKGLKGRIPPSLSNLTGLLHLNLSCNSLYGSLPAELVFSSSIIILDVSFNSLSGPLQERQSPISGLPLKVLNISSNFFTGQLPSTTLQVMNNLVALNASNNSFTGPLPSSICSNAPSLAMLDLFLNDFSGTVSPEFGNCSKLTVLKAGRNNLTGGLPHEMFNATSLERLSFPNNNLQGALDGSSVVKLSNLIFLDLGSNGLEGEMPDSIGQLGRLEELHLDNNLMIGELPSALSNCRSLKYITLRNNSFVGDLSRVNFTQMDLRTADFSLNKFSGTIPESIYACSNLIALRLAYNNFQGQLSPRIGNLKSLSFLSLTNNSLTDIADVIRSLKWCKNLTTLAMGTNFKGETIPQNEAIEGFENLRILTIDACPLVGEIPLWLSKLTKLEILDLSCNHLTGTIPSWINRLPLLFFLDISSNRLTGNIPTELMGMRMLQSEKNAAKLDKFLELPVFWTQSRQYRWLNAFPNVLNLCNNSLTGIIPQGIGQLKVLNVLNFSTNSLSGEIPQQICNLTNLQTLDLSNNQLTGELPSALRNLHFLSWFNVSNNDLEGPVPSGGQFNTFTNSSYIGNSKLCGPMLSVHCGSLEAPSASMKRRHKKTLLAVVFGVIFGGLAALSLLACFLIARLVYDDHTENLVPLHRR